The genomic interval CGTCCCGCGCGGACACCGTGCCCACCCACTGGCCCTCGTACCGCGCGAACCAACGAAACCCCTTCGCGCGCGGGTCCGTCAGCGCCCCCGCCTCCAGGATGCGCTTCAACAGCGTCTCCTGGGTGTCGTCATCGGTGTCCACGTAGCGGCGCGCGGAGGCCTGCGCGCGCAGGGCCCGCCAGTAGTCCACATGCTCGGGCCGCGCGGGAACCAGGTGCAGGTCGGAGGGGCTCATGGCCCTGGGACCATAGGCCCCTGTCTTGGGGATTCAAGGCCGGAGTACAACGAGGGCCGCCACCGGAGAAGCACTCGGCTTCCGGCGCGGCCCTCGAGTGACTCCCCGGACACGGGCCCGGGGAGCACGTCCTTTGCGGCTTACAGCTTGGTGATGGCCCCGTGGGTGACGCGGAAGTCCACGCGCGTGAAGCGCGCATCCAGCTCCGCGTCCGTCTTGAGCGAGTAGTCCTTCACCACCTCGGTGCTGGGGATGAGGTGGTAGGAGGCCAGCGCCTCGTTGCCCTTGAGCTCCAGAATCACGAAGCCGTGCGCGTCACCATTCACGAAGCGCATGCCCGGGTTGCCGGCGGCCAGCGACTCGTTGAGCTCCGCGACGACGTACCGGTGCACGGCGCTGCCCTGCAGATAACCCGCGCCGATGACGGCCTTGCCCGCCAGCTCCTTGATGGAGCCGGACGAAATCGCGGGCGTCGTCAACGTGGGCACGCCGCCCTCCACCGACGCGAAGGACGCGTGGATGTCGCCGGAGATGAACAGCGCGTTCTGCACCTGGTTGTCCCGGATGAACTTCAACAGCTCCTGCTTCTTGGTGGGGAAGCCGTCCCACTGGTCCGCGTTGAAGTAGAACGTCTGGCGCAGCGTGGGGTCCGGGATGTCCATCTTCTGGGACAGGTCGAACACCATGGACGTCATCGACACGGAGCTGACGACAATCTTCCAGGTGTTGGTCGCCTTGAGCTGGTTCTGGAGCCACGCCTGCTGCGCCTGGCCCAGCGCGTCCTCGGAGGCGCCGCGCGAGCCCGCGTAGCGGATGGCCGCGAACAGGTCGAAGATGGGCTTCACGACGATGTAGCGCGAGCCCTGGATGCCGAACAGCCCGGCCTTGCCCATGTGCACATAGGCCAGACCGCGAGGCGCTCCCGCCGTGGGAATCAGCGGAATCGCCGGCGCACCCGCCGCCACCCGCGCCGCGTTCACCTTCTGCAGCACCTGGTTGATGTAGAAGAGCGCCTGGCCCTCCTTCACCCACACCTGGGCCTTCTCCGTCGCGTCGCCCTGCGTGAGGCCCGCCTTCGTCGCCTCCGCCACGTACGCGCCCACCAGCGCGGCCTTCTGCGCCGCGAACTCCGGCGCGTCGATGTTCACGTACGCGAACGTCTCCGTCTGCAAGAGCCCCTGCACCTGCGGCGGCAGGCCCGGGAGCACCGTGGCCAGCACCTCCGCCGTCACCGCCACGCGGCCCGGGTATGCGTCCTCGGGGATGAGGTGGTCCGGACGGAAGGTGCGGAAGTCGGACACCGCCATCTTCAGGTTCTTGCCGAACTCGAAGTCCCGGTAGATGAGCGTGTTCGGGTACACCGGCGCGGAGGCCACGTCGATGGCGCCCTCGCCCGCCTGCGTGTTGTCCAGGGGGAGGTACTCGAAGAAGGCGCGCTCGGAGTTCTTCTTGCGCTCCACCTGCAGCTCCGCCGCGCGGCCATCCGTGTACGTCGCGTTGGGGCCCCAGTTGTCGTCGGAGAACTCGTGGTCGTCCCACATGACGATGAACGGGTAGCGCTCATGCACCTGCTGGATGACCTTGTCCGAGCGGATGGCCTTGTAGATGTCGCGATAGTTGGACAGCGAGTTGGCCGCGTAGAAGGCCATCAGGCCCGTGCCGTGCTTGAGCGCCGACTCCGGCTCGCTGAACTCGATGGAGCGCGTCGACGTCGGCGTCTGGAACGACGAGTCGCCCGTCGTCTCGTAGATGTAGTCGCCGAGGAACACGACGAAGTCCAGGTCCTCGTCCAGCTTCAGCAGCTTCAGCCACGAGTTGTAGTACCGGCCGATGTAGTCCTGGCAGCTGGCGAAGGCGAACTTCACCGAGACGTCATCACCCGCCGCCGGGGCCGTGCGCGTGCGGCCGAGCGCCGTCGAGTACGTCTCCCCGCCCTTCTCGAAGGTGAAGCGGTAGTAGTACGTCGTGCGCGCCGACAGGTTCGTCACCTTCACCTTCAGCGCGTGGTCATTGGAGGCCAGCGCAGTGAAGCGCTTGTCCAGCACGCGGCTGCTGAACTCCTTGTTCGTGGACACCTCCAGCCGCACCTGCGTGTCCGCGCCCGCGTTGTCCGGGTCCACCGCGCGCACCCAGAGCACCACGCTGTCCGGCCTCGGGTCTCCCGAGCAGATGGACTGCGGGAAGTACTTCGAACCGTCTTGTGACGACTCCTCCTCGGAACATCCAAACGAGGTGCTTGCCGCGACGGCAACCACGGCCTGCAAGAAGCTGCGACGATTCAATCTGTCGAACAAGGCGAGACTCCGAAAGAGTGGGCACGGCTGAAGACCGGCGCGCGCGAGTCTAAAGCCCTCTTCCACCCCTCTGGAAACATCCACGCCACGCCCTCTTCACAACGCGGCGTGTCAGCACTCGTGGCCGCACTCCACCCGTGCCGACCGCGTGAAAAACAACGGGGCCGTCCTGCATTGGAGGACAGCCCCGGAGAGCTTGAGGGCACTCGAGCGAGGGGTTCGTGGGAACCCCTCACGCGCGGCCCGCGGCTACTTCACGGCCTTCACGCGCTGGCGCTTCTCGCTGGCGCCCTCGGCGGGGGCCTCTTCCGCGGCGGGGGCCGGCGCGGCAGCGCCCTTGGTGATGCCGTACTTCTCCAGCACCTGGGCCTCGATGGCCCGCGACACCTCCGGGTGCTCCTTGAGGTAGTCCTTGGCGTTCTCCCGGCCCTGGCCGATGCGCTCACCGTTGAAGGAGAACCAGCTGCCGCTCTTCTCCACGATGTTGTCGTTCGAGGCCAGGTCGATGAGGTCTCCCTCACGCGAGATGCCCGTGCCGTACATGATGTCGAACTCGACCTCCTTGAACGGAGGCGCGACCTTGTTCTTCACCACCTTCACGCGCGTGCGGCTGCCCACCACGTTCTCGCCGTTCTTGATGGCGCCGATGCGGCGGATGTCCAGGCGCTGGGACGCGTAGAACTTCAGCGCGTTGCCGCCCGTGGTCGTCTCCGGGTTGCCGAACATCACGCCAATCTTCATGCGGATCTGGTTGATGAAGATGACGCACGTCTGGCTCTTGGCGATGGTGCCCGTGAGCTTGCGCAGCGCCTGGCTCATGAGGCGCGCCTGCACGCCCATGTGCGCATCGCCCATCTCACCCTCGAGTTCCGCCTTGGGAACGAGGGCGGCCACGGAGTCGACCACCAGCACGTCGATGGCGCCGGAGCGAACGAGCATCTCCGCGATTTCGAGCGCCTGCTCACCGGTGTCCGGCTGGCTCAGGAGCAGGTCGTCGGTGCGCACGCCCAGCTTGCGCGCGTAGCCCACGTCCAGCGCGTGCTCGGCGTCCACGTAGCCGCAGATGCCACCGCGCTTCTGCGCCTCGGCCACGATGTGGAGACACAGCGTCGTCTTGCCGGAGGATTCCGGTCCGAAAATCTCGATGATTCGGCCCTTGGGAACACCGCCCACGCCCAGGGCGATGTCCAAGGAAATCGAGCCCGTCGAAATGGCCTGCACGTCGCGCATCAGCGGCTCGTCGTTGCCGAGCCGCATGATCGAACCCTTACCGAACTGGCGCTCCACCGCGGACATCGCCAGCTCGATCGCCTTTTCCTTCTCTTGATTCACGGCCATTTCTCTTGAGCTCCTTGTATTGGCGAGCCACCCCGGCTCACCTGAACGCGCTTTTAGTACGCGATGGGTAGACCCTAGTCCACCCCTCTGACATCCGTGCCGAGTTCTACCGGTCAGCTCTCGCGGAAGGACGCCAGGAGGGCGGCCACCAGGCCTGCCACACCGACCCACAGGCCCCCCTGCACACCCCAGTTCCCCAGGGCCAGCAGCAGCGAATAGCCCGACACGAGGGCGATCAGTCCCAGGCCCACGCGGTACACGGGAGTGCGGGGCGGGGCAAGCAACAAGGCCAGGAGGGCCAGCACGCCCAGGCCCACCTGGAGGGTCAGCGTGCCGGGGGCCCGGCTGGGCAGCAGGATTTCCTCGAGCAGCTGCGCGGCGGCGCCACCCACGAACACCGTGGCCGTCACCCCAGGCCCGAAGTCGAGGGGGCCCTTGCGTCGCCGGGGCCGGGAGGAGGTGTTGGCGCGCAGGTGACTGAGGTCATCGGGCTCCACCTCCAGCGCGTATGGGAAGCCCAGGGACAAAAGCGCCTCCACCGCCACGGCCCGGCAGGAGCGCCCTTCGGCGTCCACCAGCCCCTCCAGCTTTCCGCCCGCGAGGAGCCGGTGCAGCGTGTCCGCCACCTGGCGCTCGCCTCCGCCGCTCGCGAACTGGGTCAGCACCTCGTTGAGCTTGCTCGCGGCCTCGGCCCGCTCAGGCTCGGGCGCCTTGAGGGCCTGCTCCACGCGGACCAGCACCGGCAGGGGCAGCTCCACCGGGGGCGTGCGCCGCGCCACGTGCTCGGGCGGGGGCGGCGCCCACGAGGCGAGGTCCGCTCGAAGCTCCTCGTCCAGCCGTTCGTCCAACCGGGACGTGGGAGGTGGTGTGCGCGTGGCGTCCGACACGGGGCGACTGTATCCACGGTGCCGGGTGCGCTTCAAAGCGACGTCACCGACAACTTCACCCGGTGGACGGCAGGGCCACCGGTCAGGCCCGATGACAGAAGCCCGGGCCCCTCATGAGGGAACCCGGGCTTCGAGCACTTCGCCGGCGTCCGCGGAAGACGAGCGGCTACTCCACCGTCACGCTCTTGGCGAGGTTGCGCGGCTGGTCCACGTCGTTCCCGCGCATCTCCGCCACGTGGTAGGCCAGAAGCTGCAGCGGAATCGTGGCAATCACGGGCGCGAGCAGCGCGCACGCCGCCGGAATCCGGATGACGTGGTTGGCGAGCCCGCCCACCTGCGCGTCGTCCTCGTCGATGACGGCGATGACCTGGCCGCCGCGCGCGCGCACCTCTTCGATGTTGCCGATGATCTTCTCGTACGCCACATGCGGCTGCTTGGGCGCGATGACCACCACCGGCATCTTCTCGTCGATGAGGGCGATGGGGCCGTGCTTCATCTCGCCGCCCGCGTAGCCCTCCGCGTGGATGTACGAAATCTCCTTCAGCTTCAGCGCGCCCTCCAGCGCCACCGGGTGCATGGGGCCGCGGCCGAGGAAGAGGAAGTCCTGCGCGTTCATGAACTCACGCGCCACGCGCTTCACGGCCGGCTCACACTTGAGCACGTCCTCAATCATCTTCGGAATCTGCGTCAGGTGCGTCAGGTGCTCCTGCGCCGACTGCACCGACAGCGTCCCGCGCATGCGGCCCAGCTTCACCGCCAGCAGGTACAGGGCGACCAGCTGCGTGGTGAACGCCTTCGTGGACGCCACGCCAATCTCGGGACCGGCGTTCGTCATCACGGAGAACTCGGCCTCGCGAGTCATCGCGCTGCCAATCACGTTGCAGATGGCCATCGCCGTGGCCCCGCGCGCCTTCGCCTCCTTGAACGCCGCCAGCGTGTCCGCCGTCTCACCCGACTGGCTGATGGCGATGGCCAGGTGCGAACTCTCCACGATGGGGTCGCGGTAGCGGAACTCGCTCGCCAGCTCCACCTCCACCGGCAGCCGCGCCAGCGTCTCAATCATGTGCTTGCCGGCCACGCCCGAGTGCCACGACGTGCCGCACGCCAGGATGGTGATTTTCGACAGCGAGCGCACCTTCTCGGGCGTGAGGTTCCAGCCCTCGAAGTGGACATCCCCCTCCGTCAGGAGCATCCGGCCACGCACGGTGTCCGCGACCGCGCGAGGCTGTTCGAAGATCTCCTTGTGCATGAAGTGCTTGTGGCCGCCCTTCTCCGCCATCATCGGCGTCCAGTCGATGCGGCGGGTGGGGCGGTTCACCTTCTGGCCCTGGCGCGTGTAGACGTCCACGCTGGAGGCGGTGACGACGGCCAGGTCCCCCTCCTCCATGTAGACGATGTCGCGCGTGTGCTCGAGCACCGCGGGCACGTCGCTGGCGATGAAGTTCTGGCCCTCGCTCAGCCCCAGCACCATGGGCGACGCGTTCTTCGTGCAGACGATGCGGTGGGGGTCCGTCGCGCTCACCACCGCCAGCGCGTACGTGCCCTTCACATGCTCCAGCGCGCCGCGCACCGCGTCCGGCAGCTCCTTGCCGGCCTCCAGCTCATCCGAGATGAGGTGGGCGAAGACCTCCGTGTCGGTCTCCGAGGAGAAGACATGCCCCTTCGCGCGGAGCTGCTCCTTCAGCGCCAGGTGGTTCTCGATGATGCCGTTGTGCACCACCGCGACATTCTTGTACGTGTGCGGATGCGCGTTCTCGTCCGAGGGGCGCCCGTGCGTGGCCCACCGCGTGTGGCCAATGCCGATGCGGCCCTGCGGCTGGTCCGCCACCACCCGGTTCTCCAGGTTGCGCAGCTTCCCCGTGGCGCGCACCACGTTGAGCTGGTTGCGATTGACCACCGCGACGCCCGCCGAGTCATAGCCTCGGTACTCGAGCTTC from Myxococcus stipitatus carries:
- the glmS gene encoding glutamine--fructose-6-phosphate transaminase (isomerizing) — protein: MCGIVGYVGDKESAPILVSGLKKLEYRGYDSAGVAVVNRNQLNVVRATGKLRNLENRVVADQPQGRIGIGHTRWATHGRPSDENAHPHTYKNVAVVHNGIIENHLALKEQLRAKGHVFSSETDTEVFAHLISDELEAGKELPDAVRGALEHVKGTYALAVVSATDPHRIVCTKNASPMVLGLSEGQNFIASDVPAVLEHTRDIVYMEEGDLAVVTASSVDVYTRQGQKVNRPTRRIDWTPMMAEKGGHKHFMHKEIFEQPRAVADTVRGRMLLTEGDVHFEGWNLTPEKVRSLSKITILACGTSWHSGVAGKHMIETLARLPVEVELASEFRYRDPIVESSHLAIAISQSGETADTLAAFKEAKARGATAMAICNVIGSAMTREAEFSVMTNAGPEIGVASTKAFTTQLVALYLLAVKLGRMRGTLSVQSAQEHLTHLTQIPKMIEDVLKCEPAVKRVAREFMNAQDFLFLGRGPMHPVALEGALKLKEISYIHAEGYAGGEMKHGPIALIDEKMPVVVIAPKQPHVAYEKIIGNIEEVRARGGQVIAVIDEDDAQVGGLANHVIRIPAACALLAPVIATIPLQLLAYHVAEMRGNDVDQPRNLAKSVTVE
- a CDS encoding alkaline phosphatase D family protein, translating into MFDRLNRRSFLQAVVAVAASTSFGCSEEESSQDGSKYFPQSICSGDPRPDSVVLWVRAVDPDNAGADTQVRLEVSTNKEFSSRVLDKRFTALASNDHALKVKVTNLSARTTYYYRFTFEKGGETYSTALGRTRTAPAAGDDVSVKFAFASCQDYIGRYYNSWLKLLKLDEDLDFVVFLGDYIYETTGDSSFQTPTSTRSIEFSEPESALKHGTGLMAFYAANSLSNYRDIYKAIRSDKVIQQVHERYPFIVMWDDHEFSDDNWGPNATYTDGRAAELQVERKKNSERAFFEYLPLDNTQAGEGAIDVASAPVYPNTLIYRDFEFGKNLKMAVSDFRTFRPDHLIPEDAYPGRVAVTAEVLATVLPGLPPQVQGLLQTETFAYVNIDAPEFAAQKAALVGAYVAEATKAGLTQGDATEKAQVWVKEGQALFYINQVLQKVNAARVAAGAPAIPLIPTAGAPRGLAYVHMGKAGLFGIQGSRYIVVKPIFDLFAAIRYAGSRGASEDALGQAQQAWLQNQLKATNTWKIVVSSVSMTSMVFDLSQKMDIPDPTLRQTFYFNADQWDGFPTKKQELLKFIRDNQVQNALFISGDIHASFASVEGGVPTLTTPAISSGSIKELAGKAVIGAGYLQGSAVHRYVVAELNESLAAGNPGMRFVNGDAHGFVILELKGNEALASYHLIPSTEVVKDYSLKTDAELDARFTRVDFRVTHGAITKL
- the recA gene encoding recombinase RecA, with the protein product MAVNQEKEKAIELAMSAVERQFGKGSIMRLGNDEPLMRDVQAISTGSISLDIALGVGGVPKGRIIEIFGPESSGKTTLCLHIVAEAQKRGGICGYVDAEHALDVGYARKLGVRTDDLLLSQPDTGEQALEIAEMLVRSGAIDVLVVDSVAALVPKAELEGEMGDAHMGVQARLMSQALRKLTGTIAKSQTCVIFINQIRMKIGVMFGNPETTTGGNALKFYASQRLDIRRIGAIKNGENVVGSRTRVKVVKNKVAPPFKEVEFDIMYGTGISREGDLIDLASNDNIVEKSGSWFSFNGERIGQGRENAKDYLKEHPEVSRAIEAQVLEKYGITKGAAAPAPAAEEAPAEGASEKRQRVKAVK